The following coding sequences lie in one Cydia strobilella chromosome 16, ilCydStro3.1, whole genome shotgun sequence genomic window:
- the LOC134748131 gene encoding mitochondrial intermembrane space import and assembly protein 40 yields the protein MSISRISSGPGGKDVLLIASPAALSEPSRVALPEPAPAAAAGLILPDGSINWGCPCLGGMATGPCAQPFRDAFSCFHYSEAEPKGSDCYEKFSEMQACMGNYPELYGRDDDEDEPVLPGTGTAPGGDRSVLPGTGPAPGEDRAPVAADEPDAKELAKP from the exons ATGTCGATATCGCGCATCTCGAGCGGGCCGGGCGGCAAGGACGTGCTGCTGATCGCGTCCCCGGCCGCGCTCTCAGAGCCCTCGCGCGTCGCGCTGCCCgagcccgcgcccgccgccgccgccggcctcATCCTGCCCGACGGCTCCATCAACTGGGGCTGTCCCTGTCTCGGCGGCATGGCCACCGGGCCCTGCGCGCAGCCCTTCCGGGACGCCTTCTCCTGCTTCCACTACAG CGAGGCGGAGCCGAAGGGCAGCGACTGCTACGAGAAGTTCAGCGAGATGCAGGCGTGCATGGGCAACTACCCCGAGCTGTACGGTCGCGACGACGACGAGGACGAGCCGGTCCTGCCCGGGACCGGGACCGCCCCCGGGGGGGACCGGTCGGTCCTGCCCGGGACCGGACCCGCCCCCGGGGAGGACCGGGCgcccgtcgccgccgacgagcCCGACGCTAAGGAACTCGCCAAGCCCTAA